The following are from one region of the Streptomyces fradiae genome:
- a CDS encoding DedA family protein, whose protein sequence is MNVLDGTGWSLQSLTAGPWIYAAVTTSILLDVFLPVLPSGILVVTAATAASAAAGAAGAGAAGALGAASPAAGVPYAPALLPLLLCAASASVLGDLAAYRLARRGGGTRLGRAVARSRRLSAAQERLGETLERGGGLLVVLARFAPAGRSVVSLGAGATGRRLRDFLPWSALAAVIWATYGVGMGWLSGRWLGATWLGACVPVLALFLAGSLAAYVIRRPAAAPAPAG, encoded by the coding sequence GTGAACGTGCTCGACGGCACGGGGTGGTCACTGCAGTCGCTGACCGCGGGCCCGTGGATCTACGCGGCGGTGACGACGTCGATCCTGCTCGACGTCTTCCTGCCGGTGCTGCCGAGCGGGATCCTGGTGGTGACGGCCGCCACCGCCGCTTCGGCGGCGGCAGGTGCGGCCGGTGCCGGTGCGGCCGGTGCGCTGGGCGCCGCGAGCCCGGCCGCCGGCGTCCCGTACGCCCCCGCCCTGCTCCCGCTGCTGCTCTGCGCCGCCTCGGCCTCGGTGCTGGGCGACCTCGCCGCGTACCGCCTGGCCCGGCGCGGCGGCGGCACCCGGCTGGGCCGCGCGGTGGCCCGCTCGCGCCGCCTGAGCGCGGCGCAGGAACGTCTCGGCGAGACGCTGGAGCGCGGCGGCGGACTGCTCGTCGTGCTCGCCCGGTTCGCCCCGGCCGGCCGCTCGGTGGTCTCCCTCGGCGCGGGCGCGACGGGCCGGCGGCTGCGTGACTTCCTGCCGTGGTCGGCGCTCGCTGCGGTGATCTGGGCGACGTACGGCGTCGGGATGGGCTGGCTCAGCGGCCGCTGGCTGGGCGCGACCTGGCTGGGCGCCTGCGTCCCGGTGCTCGCGCTGTTCCTGGCGGGCTCGCTCGCGGCCTATGTCATACGGCGTCCGGCTGCGGCTCCGGCACCTGCGGGCTGA
- a CDS encoding steroid 3-ketoacyl-CoA thiolase: protein MAAEPVIVEAVRTPIGRRGGALANLHPAYLLGETYRELLGRTGIHADCVEQIVGGTVTHAGEQSMNPARTAWLTMGLPYETAATTVDCQCGSSQQASHMVANMVAAGVIDIGISCGVEAMSRVPLGSGSKHGPGKPWPDEWNVDLPNQFEAAERIARRRGLTRERVDSLGLLSQERAATAWAEERFKRETFAVQVPTTEEEQAAGQGMWRLVDRDEGLRDSTMEVLGRLKPVMPTAVHTAGNSSQISDGASAIMWASKRMARALKLRPRARIVAQALVGADPHYHLDGPIDATRAVLGKAGMSLKDIDLVEINEAFASVVLSWAQVFDQDLEKVNVNGGAIALGHPVGATGARLIATALHELERTDKEFALITMCAGGALATGTIIQRL from the coding sequence ATGGCCGCGGAACCCGTCATCGTCGAAGCCGTACGCACCCCCATCGGCAGGCGCGGAGGCGCACTCGCCAACCTCCATCCCGCCTACCTCCTCGGGGAGACCTACCGCGAACTCCTCGGCCGCACCGGCATCCACGCCGACTGCGTCGAGCAGATCGTCGGCGGCACCGTCACCCACGCCGGCGAGCAGTCCATGAACCCGGCCCGCACCGCCTGGCTCACCATGGGTCTCCCGTACGAGACCGCCGCTACCACCGTCGACTGCCAGTGCGGCTCCTCCCAGCAGGCCAGCCACATGGTCGCCAACATGGTCGCGGCCGGCGTCATCGACATCGGCATCAGCTGCGGCGTCGAGGCGATGTCCCGGGTCCCGCTCGGCTCCGGCTCCAAGCACGGACCCGGCAAGCCCTGGCCCGACGAGTGGAACGTCGACCTGCCCAACCAGTTCGAGGCCGCCGAGCGCATCGCCCGCCGCCGCGGACTGACCCGCGAGCGCGTCGACTCCCTCGGCCTGCTCTCCCAGGAGCGCGCCGCCACCGCCTGGGCGGAGGAGCGCTTCAAGCGGGAGACCTTCGCCGTCCAGGTCCCGACGACGGAGGAGGAGCAGGCCGCGGGGCAGGGCATGTGGCGGCTCGTCGACCGCGACGAGGGGCTGCGTGACTCCACGATGGAGGTCCTCGGCCGGCTCAAGCCGGTCATGCCGACCGCCGTCCACACCGCCGGGAACTCCTCCCAGATCTCCGACGGCGCCAGCGCGATCATGTGGGCCTCCAAGCGGATGGCCCGCGCGCTCAAGCTGCGCCCGCGCGCCCGGATCGTCGCCCAGGCCCTGGTCGGCGCCGACCCGCACTACCACCTCGACGGGCCGATCGACGCGACCCGGGCCGTGCTCGGCAAGGCCGGGATGTCGCTCAAGGACATCGACCTGGTGGAGATCAACGAGGCCTTCGCGTCGGTGGTGCTCAGCTGGGCGCAGGTCTTCGACCAGGACCTGGAGAAGGTCAACGTCAACGGGGGCGCCATCGCCCTCGGGCACCCGGTGGGCGCCACCGGGGCGCGGCTGATCGCCACGGCGCTGCACGAGCTGGAGCGTACGGACAAGGAATTCGCGCTGATCACGATGTGCGCGGGCGGGGCGCTGGCGACGGGGACGATCATCCAGCGGCTGTAG
- a CDS encoding DoxX family protein, which translates to MNALASRLNQAQPYVLGIFRIVLGLLFACHGAASLFGWIGGAGGSGATIPGGTWPGWYAAVIQLVAGALVLLGLGTRGAAFIASGSMAYAYFDVHQSQALFPLQNGGESAAMFCWAFLLLVFTGPGALALGGLFGAGGTSDAGRTEEKSATVTA; encoded by the coding sequence ATGAACGCGCTCGCGAGCCGCCTCAACCAGGCCCAGCCGTATGTCCTCGGCATCTTCCGGATCGTCCTCGGCCTGCTCTTCGCCTGCCACGGCGCCGCCTCCCTCTTCGGCTGGATCGGCGGCGCCGGTGGCAGCGGCGCCACCATCCCCGGCGGCACGTGGCCCGGTTGGTACGCGGCGGTCATCCAGCTCGTCGCGGGCGCCCTGGTGCTGCTCGGCCTGGGCACGCGCGGCGCGGCGTTCATAGCCTCGGGCTCGATGGCGTACGCGTACTTCGACGTGCACCAGTCCCAGGCGCTGTTCCCGCTCCAGAACGGCGGCGAGTCCGCGGCCATGTTCTGCTGGGCCTTCCTGCTGCTTGTCTTCACCGGCCCGGGCGCGCTGGCGCTCGGCGGCCTCTTCGGCGCGGGCGGCACGAGCGACGCGGGGCGCACGGAGGAGAAGTCCGCGACCGTGACGGCGTAA
- a CDS encoding DUF2330 domain-containing protein: MRGTPRLLKRLLAKRLLTMLLALLALQLGSLVAPAYACGCGAMVTNRMDRIGVDRETSAVHWDARTGTERIVMRFTVHGDAEKAAWVMPVPHRADVALGDPALFDQLDGLTAPERRTRDYFWPRGRDWPFSSDGDGASAGAMPGAGPGVGVVGRERLGPFDVARLTATDPTALGDWLHRNGFELSDRLAAELRPYVAQKWEYVAVRLAPEKAGEPLYGALDPLRISFPNDRPVYPMRLSRLAATPQSLGLYVLSDHRMEPKDAIGGARPEVLFAGAVDRPDGALAELTGPGRVFLTAVDQSFPEPARISGDHELVRAAADTPYREIIWKDRLWTAGGIPVWLLTVTGTVLLLAAAGFAVARTRRRGRADRPRPGASGVRSAA, from the coding sequence ATGCGGGGGACACCACGACTTCTCAAGCGGCTGCTCGCCAAGCGCCTTCTCACCATGCTGCTCGCGCTGCTCGCGCTCCAGCTCGGCTCGCTCGTCGCGCCGGCCTACGCCTGCGGCTGCGGCGCCATGGTCACCAACCGAATGGACCGGATCGGCGTCGACCGGGAGACCTCGGCCGTGCACTGGGACGCGCGGACCGGGACCGAGCGGATCGTCATGCGCTTCACCGTGCACGGCGACGCCGAGAAGGCCGCCTGGGTCATGCCGGTGCCGCACCGCGCCGACGTCGCCCTCGGCGACCCCGCGCTCTTCGACCAGCTCGACGGGCTGACCGCGCCCGAGCGCCGCACCCGCGACTACTTCTGGCCGCGCGGCCGCGACTGGCCCTTCTCCTCCGACGGTGACGGCGCCTCCGCCGGGGCCATGCCCGGCGCCGGACCGGGCGTCGGCGTCGTCGGCCGGGAACGCCTCGGACCCTTCGACGTGGCCCGGCTCACCGCCACCGACCCGACCGCGCTCGGCGACTGGCTGCACCGCAACGGCTTCGAGCTCTCCGACCGGCTCGCCGCCGAGCTGCGCCCGTACGTGGCGCAGAAGTGGGAGTACGTCGCCGTCCGCCTCGCCCCCGAGAAGGCCGGCGAACCGCTGTACGGCGCCCTCGACCCGCTCCGCATCAGCTTCCCGAACGACCGGCCCGTCTACCCGATGCGCCTGTCCCGGCTCGCCGCCACCCCGCAGTCCCTGGGCCTGTACGTGCTCTCCGACCACCGCATGGAGCCGAAAGACGCCATCGGCGGCGCCCGCCCCGAGGTGCTGTTCGCCGGCGCCGTCGACCGGCCCGACGGCGCGCTCGCCGAGCTCACCGGCCCCGGCCGGGTGTTCCTCACCGCCGTCGACCAGTCCTTCCCCGAGCCCGCCCGCATCAGCGGCGACCACGAACTCGTGCGGGCCGCCGCCGACACGCCGTACCGCGAGATCATCTGGAAGGACCGGCTGTGGACGGCCGGCGGCATCCCCGTCTGGCTGCTCACCGTCACCGGCACGGTCCTGCTGCTCGCCGCCGCCGGATTCGCCGTGGCGCGAACCCGGCGCCGGGGCCGCGCCGACCGCCCGCGGCCCGGCGCGTCAGGTGTACGTTCGGCCGCATGA
- a CDS encoding DUF2277 domain-containing protein: MCRSIKTLRPPALPHEATEEDIRAAALQFVRKVSGFRAPAAHNREVFDRAVDQVAEATAHLLADLHVRGGHSHPHEHPDQVSPQVPEPQPDAV; this comes from the coding sequence ATGTGCCGCAGCATCAAGACTCTCCGCCCGCCCGCCCTGCCCCACGAGGCCACCGAGGAGGACATCCGCGCCGCCGCGCTGCAGTTCGTCCGCAAGGTCTCCGGCTTCCGCGCGCCCGCCGCGCACAACCGCGAGGTCTTCGACCGCGCCGTGGACCAGGTCGCCGAGGCCACCGCCCACCTCTTGGCCGACCTGCACGTCCGTGGGGGCCACTCGCACCCCCACGAGCACCCGGACCAGGTCAGCCCGCAGGTGCCGGAGCCGCAGCCGGACGCCGTATGA
- a CDS encoding HAD-IA family hydrolase: MTATTPASLTARALLLDMDGTLVNSDAVVERCWRRWAERHGLDPEEALKVVHGRQGYATMAVLLPDRPMAENHADNRVMLAEETADLDGVVPVPGAPAFMAALATLPHALVTSADRALSEARMGAAGLPMPATRITAESVGASKPDPEGFLKGAAALGFEPADCVVFEDSEAGIRAGRAAGMRVVGVGPRAAAFAPDVHVADLTGVRIEPAADGTLTLRFARP, encoded by the coding sequence ATGACCGCCACCACCCCGGCGTCGCTCACCGCCCGCGCCCTCCTGCTCGACATGGACGGCACGCTCGTCAACTCCGACGCCGTGGTGGAGCGCTGCTGGCGCCGCTGGGCCGAGCGGCACGGGCTCGACCCGGAGGAGGCCCTGAAGGTGGTGCACGGGCGCCAGGGCTACGCCACGATGGCCGTACTGCTCCCGGACCGCCCGATGGCGGAGAACCACGCGGACAACCGGGTCATGCTGGCCGAGGAGACCGCCGACCTCGACGGGGTCGTGCCGGTGCCGGGCGCGCCCGCGTTCATGGCCGCGCTCGCGACCCTGCCGCACGCCCTGGTGACCTCCGCCGACCGCGCGCTGTCCGAGGCCCGGATGGGCGCGGCGGGGCTGCCGATGCCGGCGACCCGGATCACCGCCGAGTCGGTCGGCGCGAGCAAGCCGGACCCGGAGGGCTTCCTGAAGGGCGCGGCGGCGCTGGGCTTCGAGCCGGCCGACTGCGTGGTCTTCGAGGACTCCGAGGCGGGCATCCGGGCGGGCCGCGCGGCCGGCATGCGGGTGGTGGGCGTGGGCCCGCGGGCCGCCGCCTTCGCGCCCGACGTCCATGTCGCGGACCTGACCGGCGTACGGATCGAGCCGGCGGCGGACGGCACGCTCACCCTGCGCTTCGCGCGCCCCTGA
- a CDS encoding ECF transporter S component — protein sequence MTTARPRPIRLGPKSVTALALVSFVGLVAIGWPLFADRDSALTDHAADAPWFFALMLPLLIGVVVATIADCGMDAKAVAMLGVLAAVGAALRPIGAGTAGLEPMFFLMVLSGRVLGPGFGFVLGAVTMFASALLTGGVGPWMPTQMLAMGWFAMGAGLLPGPDRLRGRRELVLLAAYGFVAAFAYGTVTNLYGWVTVSAGNQQAGIFFVPGDPASANLVRFLAFLLTTSLGWDLGRALLTVVLTMTVGGALLRALRRATRRANFEAQVTFEGPETGPRGEAPHRTQVTYDVE from the coding sequence ATGACCACCGCACGGCCCAGACCCATCCGCCTCGGCCCCAAGTCCGTCACCGCCCTCGCCCTCGTCTCTTTCGTCGGCCTCGTCGCCATCGGCTGGCCCCTCTTCGCGGACCGTGACTCCGCGCTCACGGACCACGCCGCCGACGCGCCCTGGTTCTTCGCCCTGATGCTGCCGCTCCTCATCGGCGTCGTCGTGGCGACGATCGCCGACTGCGGCATGGACGCGAAGGCGGTCGCGATGCTGGGGGTGCTCGCCGCCGTGGGGGCGGCGCTGCGGCCGATCGGGGCGGGGACGGCGGGTCTGGAGCCGATGTTCTTCCTGATGGTGCTGAGCGGACGCGTCCTCGGCCCGGGCTTCGGTTTCGTGCTCGGCGCGGTGACGATGTTCGCGTCCGCCCTGCTCACCGGCGGGGTGGGGCCCTGGATGCCGACGCAGATGCTGGCGATGGGCTGGTTCGCGATGGGCGCGGGCCTGCTGCCGGGCCCGGACCGGCTCCGCGGGCGGCGTGAGCTGGTGCTGCTCGCCGCGTACGGCTTCGTGGCGGCCTTCGCGTACGGCACGGTCACGAATCTCTACGGATGGGTGACCGTCAGTGCGGGGAACCAGCAGGCCGGGATCTTCTTCGTACCGGGCGATCCGGCCTCCGCGAACCTGGTCCGCTTCCTGGCCTTCCTCCTCACCACGTCCCTCGGCTGGGACCTGGGCCGGGCCCTGCTCACCGTCGTCCTCACGATGACGGTCGGCGGCGCCCTCCTCCGGGCCCTGCGGCGGGCCACGCGGCGGGCGAACTTCGAGGCCCAGGTCACATTCGAGGGCCCCGAAACGGGCCCCCGGGGTGAGGCGCCTCATAGGACCCAGGTCACGTACGACGTGGAATAG
- a CDS encoding O-methyltransferase: MTTHDRDQAQWTAVDTYLTDLLAPGDEGLTGALADSRTAGLPEIAVAPNQGKLLNLLVATQGAKNILEIGTLGGYSTIWMARALPADGRLVTLEYSPAHAEVARANIARAGLAETVEVRVGAALDTLPLLEKEGAGPFDFVFVDADKVNNPHYVSWALRLSRPGTLIVVDNVVRAGQVANEHPDDPAITGTRAMFDLIAHEPRLDATALQTVGTKGYDGLLLARVLG; the protein is encoded by the coding sequence ATGACCACCCATGACCGTGACCAGGCTCAATGGACCGCCGTCGACACCTACTTGACCGATCTGCTCGCCCCCGGCGACGAGGGGCTGACCGGCGCCCTCGCCGACTCCAGGACCGCCGGGCTGCCCGAGATCGCCGTCGCGCCCAACCAGGGCAAGCTGCTCAACCTCCTTGTCGCCACGCAGGGCGCGAAGAACATCCTGGAGATCGGCACCCTCGGCGGCTACAGCACCATCTGGATGGCCCGCGCGCTGCCCGCCGACGGGCGGCTCGTCACCCTGGAGTACTCCCCCGCGCACGCCGAGGTCGCCCGCGCCAACATCGCCCGGGCCGGCCTCGCCGAGACCGTCGAAGTGCGCGTCGGCGCGGCCCTGGACACCCTGCCGCTCCTGGAGAAGGAGGGCGCGGGCCCGTTCGACTTCGTCTTCGTCGACGCCGACAAGGTCAACAACCCGCACTACGTCAGCTGGGCGCTCCGGCTCTCCCGCCCCGGCACGCTGATCGTCGTCGACAACGTCGTCCGGGCCGGGCAGGTCGCCAACGAACACCCCGACGACCCGGCCATCACCGGCACCCGCGCGATGTTCGACCTGATCGCCCACGAGCCCCGCCTCGACGCGACCGCCCTCCAGACCGTCGGCACCAAGGGTTACGACGGGCTGCTCCTCGCCCGCGTCCTCGGCTGA
- a CDS encoding HNH endonuclease family protein, whose product MSAANIYARRTAVLAASAALTVTGLLATAPAAQASPPTPVSAATARSYLSSLTVKAEGSSTGYSRDLFPHWITQSGTCNTREVVLKRDGVNVVTDSNCAAVSGSWYSEYDGATWTLASDLDIDHVVPLAEAWRSGANSWTTSRRQSFANDLTRPQLIAVTDNVNQSKGDQDPAEWMPSRTAYRCTYARMWVQVKYYYGLSVDSAEKSALQSVLNGC is encoded by the coding sequence ATGTCCGCCGCCAACATCTACGCGCGTCGAACCGCCGTCCTCGCCGCCTCCGCCGCCCTGACCGTCACCGGCCTCCTCGCCACCGCCCCGGCCGCCCAGGCCTCCCCGCCCACCCCGGTCAGCGCCGCCACCGCGCGCAGCTACCTCTCCTCCCTCACCGTGAAGGCGGAAGGTTCCTCCACCGGCTACAGCCGTGATCTCTTCCCCCACTGGATCACCCAGTCCGGCACCTGCAACACCCGCGAGGTGGTCCTCAAGCGCGACGGCGTGAACGTCGTCACGGACTCCAACTGCGCCGCCGTGAGCGGCAGCTGGTACTCCGAGTACGACGGCGCCACCTGGACGCTCGCCTCCGACCTCGACATCGACCACGTCGTCCCGCTCGCCGAGGCCTGGCGCTCGGGCGCCAACTCCTGGACCACCAGCCGCCGACAGTCCTTCGCCAACGACCTGACCCGCCCGCAGCTCATCGCCGTCACCGACAACGTCAACCAGTCCAAGGGCGACCAGGACCCGGCGGAGTGGATGCCCTCGCGCACCGCGTACCGCTGCACCTACGCCCGGATGTGGGTGCAGGTGAAGTACTACTACGGCCTCAGCGTCGACTCGGCCGAGAAGAGCGCCCTGCAGTCGGTGCTCAACGGCTGCTGA
- a CDS encoding antibiotic biosynthesis monooxygenase, translating to MSIVKINVLTVPAEQRELLEQRFAARAGAVENSDGFEWFELLRPLEGTDEYLVYTRWRSEDDFQAWMNGPRKAAHEGGGEGGGERPKPAATGSTLWSFEVVQQAAPK from the coding sequence ATGAGCATCGTGAAGATCAACGTCCTGACCGTGCCCGCCGAGCAGCGCGAGCTCCTGGAGCAGCGCTTCGCCGCGCGCGCCGGTGCCGTGGAGAACTCGGACGGCTTCGAGTGGTTCGAGCTGCTCCGCCCGCTGGAGGGCACGGACGAATACCTCGTCTACACCCGCTGGCGCAGCGAGGACGACTTCCAGGCCTGGATGAACGGCCCCCGGAAGGCCGCCCACGAGGGCGGGGGCGAGGGCGGGGGCGAGCGTCCGAAGCCCGCCGCGACCGGCTCCACGCTGTGGTCCTTCGAGGTCGTCCAGCAGGCCGCCCCCAAGTAG
- a CDS encoding GNAT family N-acetyltransferase, translating to MARMTWTFTPERVDTPDATALRRDYYGDVAGRYWRRPATEAEIDEGLNGDGVELLAPPTGQFLVARYEGEPAGCGGVLLLDAERAELTRVFLRHTYRGKGGAGPLLGHLEDAARVLGARRMVLNTRLDLVEARALYTRHGYAEIPAYCTGPYMEIWYGKEL from the coding sequence ATGGCGCGCATGACCTGGACCTTCACTCCCGAGCGCGTCGACACCCCGGACGCCACCGCCCTGCGCCGCGACTACTACGGCGACGTCGCCGGCCGCTACTGGCGGCGCCCCGCCACCGAGGCGGAGATCGACGAGGGCCTGAACGGCGACGGGGTCGAGCTGCTCGCGCCGCCCACCGGACAGTTCCTGGTGGCGCGGTACGAGGGCGAGCCGGCCGGCTGCGGCGGGGTGCTGCTGCTCGACGCGGAGCGGGCCGAGCTCACCCGGGTCTTCCTGCGTCACACGTACCGCGGCAAGGGCGGGGCCGGGCCGCTGCTCGGCCACCTGGAGGACGCGGCCCGCGTCCTCGGCGCCCGCCGCATGGTCCTGAACACCCGCCTCGACCTGGTGGAGGCGCGGGCGCTCTACACGCGCCACGGCTACGCCGAGATCCCGGCGTACTGCACCGGCCCGTACATGGAGATCTGGTACGGCAAGGAGCTCTAG
- a CDS encoding peptidoglycan-binding protein: MAAAEDFDPLRIRPYVTLPGNGDGTGHGTGDATAVLPPVAPPPAPPAPPVAPGPLAGPLPPEAVPPATPAPQAPLPEAGAGAGSGGGPETMRLLLPGTAPDLAYEGGIPYGYEPEPGYEPGYPDEGPAHTLAYAPEGRDGHGRGRGRARTAMIAGVVAAAVVGTAALAAALIGGGDETDDRAGVPEVTTSASDNVAVSEAPTPTPSESASTSATPSPTRTGTGSPSPAATRATPTATAPAAPPRTASATPARPSATASADGTTLRLGSTGDDVRDLQRRLRQLGLYSGRIDGTYGRKVEHAVEVFQSYMYIEEDPRGVYGPTTRRALENATNDRDGGSGGGDGWN, encoded by the coding sequence ATGGCCGCGGCCGAGGACTTCGACCCGCTGCGCATCCGGCCGTACGTGACGCTGCCGGGGAACGGTGACGGGACGGGCCACGGGACGGGGGACGCGACCGCCGTGCTGCCTCCGGTCGCGCCGCCGCCGGCACCGCCTGCGCCGCCGGTTGCGCCGGGACCGCTCGCGGGGCCGCTGCCGCCGGAGGCGGTGCCTCCGGCAACCCCGGCGCCCCAGGCACCCCTGCCGGAGGCAGGCGCGGGGGCCGGTTCGGGCGGGGGGCCCGAGACCATGCGCCTGCTGCTGCCGGGGACGGCGCCGGACCTCGCGTACGAGGGCGGGATCCCCTACGGGTACGAGCCGGAGCCCGGATACGAGCCGGGGTACCCGGACGAGGGCCCCGCGCACACCCTGGCGTACGCCCCCGAGGGGCGCGACGGACACGGCCGGGGGCGCGGCCGGGCCCGTACGGCAATGATCGCGGGCGTGGTCGCGGCCGCCGTGGTCGGCACCGCCGCCCTGGCCGCCGCGCTGATCGGCGGCGGCGACGAGACCGACGACCGGGCCGGCGTGCCCGAGGTCACCACCAGCGCCTCCGACAACGTGGCCGTGTCCGAGGCCCCGACGCCCACCCCCTCGGAGTCGGCGAGCACGTCCGCGACCCCGAGCCCGACCCGTACGGGCACCGGCTCGCCGTCCCCCGCGGCCACCCGCGCCACGCCCACGGCGACCGCGCCCGCCGCCCCGCCCCGTACGGCGTCCGCGACACCGGCCCGGCCGAGCGCCACAGCGTCGGCGGACGGCACGACCCTGCGGCTCGGCTCCACCGGGGATGACGTACGGGACCTGCAGCGGCGGCTGCGGCAGCTGGGCCTCTACAGCGGGCGGATCGACGGCACGTACGGGCGGAAGGTCGAGCACGCGGTCGAGGTCTTCCAGTCGTACATGTACATCGAGGAGGACCCCAGGGGGGTCTACGGGCCGACCACCCGGCGCGCCCTGGAGAACGCGACGAACGACCGGGACGGCGGCTCGGGCGGCGGCGACGGCTGGAACTAG
- a CDS encoding transglycosylase SLT domain-containing protein — MFRSIATRAASRKKTFAVSAALLLGASGAVLGSTGSASAATPQEIARQIVPPSQFASFSKIVEHESGWNASATNSSSGAYGLVQALPGSKMSSAGADWKTNPATQIKWGLNYMNERYGSPNGAWSFWQSHGWY; from the coding sequence TTGTTCCGCTCGATCGCCACTCGCGCCGCCTCCCGCAAGAAGACCTTCGCCGTCTCCGCCGCCCTCCTTCTGGGCGCCTCGGGTGCGGTGCTCGGCAGCACGGGTTCGGCCTCGGCCGCCACCCCGCAGGAGATCGCCCGACAGATCGTGCCGCCGTCGCAGTTCGCCTCCTTCAGCAAGATCGTGGAGCACGAGTCCGGCTGGAACGCCTCCGCCACCAACTCCTCCAGCGGCGCCTACGGCCTGGTCCAGGCCCTGCCCGGCTCGAAGATGTCCTCGGCCGGTGCCGACTGGAAGACCAACCCCGCCACCCAGATCAAGTGGGGTCTGAACTACATGAACGAGCGCTACGGCTCCCCGAACGGCGCCTGGTCCTTCTGGCAGTCCCACGGCTGGTACTAA
- a CDS encoding cytochrome P450: MPCPHLSEGFDATDPDLLQSRVPHPEFARLRQTAPVWWCAQPPGVTGFADTGYWAVTRHSDVKYVSTHPELFSSNENTAVIRFNEHINRDQIEVQKLIMLNMDPPEHSRVRQIVQRGFTPRAIRSLETALRDRARAIVTEAKAAAAAPGSDGAFDFVTRVAVELPLQAIAELIGVPQEDRARIFDWSNKMVAYDDPEYAITEEIGAEAAMELIGYSMNLAAARKECPAKDIVSQLVAAEGQGNLSSDEFGFFVLLLAVAGNETTRNAISHGMHAFLTHPEQWELYKAERPATAAEEIVRWATPVVSFQRTATQDTELGGQKIRKGDRVGLFYSSANYDPEVFENPEAFDITRDPNPHLGFGGGGPHFCLGKSLAIKEIELIFDALADELPDLTLAGDPRRLRAAWLNGIKELQVKVA; the protein is encoded by the coding sequence ATGCCCTGCCCCCATCTCTCCGAAGGGTTCGACGCCACCGACCCCGATCTGCTCCAAAGCCGTGTCCCGCACCCCGAGTTCGCCCGGCTCAGGCAGACCGCTCCCGTCTGGTGGTGCGCCCAGCCCCCCGGCGTCACCGGCTTCGCCGACACCGGCTACTGGGCCGTGACCCGGCACTCCGACGTCAAGTACGTCTCCACGCACCCCGAGTTGTTCTCCTCCAACGAGAACACCGCCGTCATCCGCTTCAACGAGCACATCAACCGCGACCAGATCGAGGTCCAGAAGCTGATCATGCTCAACATGGACCCGCCCGAGCACAGCCGGGTCCGCCAGATCGTCCAGCGCGGCTTCACCCCGCGCGCCATCCGCAGCCTGGAGACCGCCCTTCGCGACCGGGCCCGCGCCATCGTCACCGAGGCCAAGGCGGCCGCGGCGGCGCCCGGTTCGGACGGCGCCTTCGACTTCGTCACCCGGGTCGCCGTCGAACTCCCGCTGCAGGCCATCGCCGAACTCATCGGCGTACCGCAGGAGGACCGGGCCCGGATCTTCGACTGGTCGAACAAGATGGTCGCGTACGACGACCCCGAGTACGCCATCACCGAGGAGATCGGCGCCGAGGCCGCCATGGAGCTCATCGGCTACTCGATGAACCTCGCCGCCGCCCGCAAGGAGTGCCCCGCCAAGGACATCGTGTCCCAGCTCGTCGCCGCCGAGGGGCAGGGCAACCTGTCCTCCGACGAGTTCGGCTTCTTCGTGCTGCTGCTCGCCGTCGCCGGCAACGAGACCACCCGCAACGCGATCAGCCACGGCATGCACGCCTTCCTCACCCACCCCGAGCAGTGGGAGCTCTACAAGGCGGAGCGTCCGGCCACCGCCGCCGAGGAGATCGTCCGCTGGGCCACCCCGGTCGTCTCCTTCCAGCGCACCGCCACCCAGGACACCGAACTCGGCGGCCAGAAGATCAGGAAGGGCGACCGCGTCGGCCTCTTCTACTCCTCCGCCAACTACGACCCCGAGGTCTTCGAGAACCCCGAGGCCTTCGACATCACCCGCGACCCCAACCCGCACCTCGGCTTCGGCGGCGGCGGACCCCACTTCTGCCTCGGCAAGTCCCTCGCCATCAAGGAGATCGAGCTGATCTTCGACGCCCTCGCCGACGAACTGCCCGACCTCACCCTCGCCGGCGACCCGCGCCGGCTCCGCGCGGCCTGGCTCAACGGCATCAAGGAGCTCCAGGTCAAGGTGGCCTGA